A stretch of DNA from Cannabis sativa cultivar Pink pepper isolate KNU-18-1 chromosome X, ASM2916894v1, whole genome shotgun sequence:
aacacatcggctcgtcgcttggcaaatggacacaagatgtgttatatgggtcacagacggtacttgcctgcaaatcatcctgatagacggaagaagaaagcattcgatggtactgaagagggtgatatggctcctttgccactgtctggggaacaaattctccaacaagttcaacttgtagattttaagtatggaaagacgcaaaaaaataaaaaaactaatggttgttttcaaagaaagtcaatcttctttcgtcttccatattggaaaagtctactagttcgacattgtttggatgtcatgcatattgaaaaaaatgtgtgtgagagtattattggtaccttacttgatattcccggcaaaactaaggacggtctaaatagtcgtttagatctcgttgaaatgggtatacgacaatctctggcacctgagaagaaaggtgaacgtttatatttgcctcctgcttgtttcactttgtccaaaaaagagaaacaaacagtttgcaaatcacttgcaaatatgaaagtacccgatggttactcgtctaacatcaaaaacttggtgaatgagactgaattgaaactaatgggtctgaaatcacatgattgtcatgcgttaatgcaacatctacttccaattgccattagatcagtcttgccaaaaaatgttcgagagtgtttgacacatgtttgcattttctttaatagGTTGTGCGGGAAGGAATTAGAATTGGATAAGTTAGATGCATTACATGAACATGTAGTCAAAACATTGTGCAACCTGGAAAAGTTTTTTCCGCCATCTTTTTTCGACATCATGATCCATTTAATGGTTCATCTAGTGAGAGAAGCAAGGCTGTGTGGGCCGGTGTGggcgagatggatgtatccatttgaaagaaatatgaaggtaCTTAAAAGTTATGTGCGTAACCCCATCGAGCCGGAAGCATGTATGGTTGAGTGCTACATATCTGAAGAGGCTGTGGAATTTTGTTCAGAGTACATGGCTGGAGTTGAGGCAATAGGAATTAGCAAACCAAGAACTGACCCAGATGATGTTGATAGAGGATTAAGGGGCAAAGGGACAATGGTGACAGTGTCCAAGCTTGAACTAGATCAAGCTCAATTAGTCGTGATGAACAATAACGCAGAGGTTCAACCATATATAACGTAAGTACCTTTTGTTTGATTAACATTACTTAAGTCACGATGAACAATAACTTGATTTATCTTACTTGTTTTACAGTGACCATATGGAGctgttacaatcaatggttccaagaaatcaaaaaaataaacaaaaatgggttgcagaccaacatcgtcaaactttcattgggtggttaaggaataccattatagcaaagttgaacgaaccgaatcatggagtatctgatgtgttgagtcgtattgcccttggaccaacttttgcggttgcaaagcatgaagcgtacattgtaaggggtaaacgttttcatacaaagtcaagagatgatgctcgagaggttcaaaatagtggtatacgtatcgtcgcagaaactatgcactttgcaagtgcaaaagatagaaaccctgttttaggtactatgacgtattacggggtcattgaagaaatatgggagctcaattattttgcgttccgaattccactttttaagtgttcttgggttgacaacaacgttggagtaaaaactgacgagcttggttttactttggttgatttaagtaagagaggaagcaagaatgatgtatactcttctttaatctaattaaccttatatcaaattatagttaaattattataaggcactaacacttttttttggcaggcacatatgggagagcatcaacggtctgagaaaaattttcaagttttacgacccagagcttctcacagTGCATGGGATCAGCGATGAAGAACGAGTCGatcttttgacgatgcggcaagacgattggctaattggttatcattaatgaacaacaaccaccaaatgttctttattccttggaatatcgggtaaactttattaaattctttagtgctaattgttcatttctatattatgtcttcaaattatttttatactatcttacttatattccaatataattttctaggatgcattggacgctagtggtggttgcgccaaataaaattatccatttaaaccctctaaaaggccgcccaattcccgaagaaatagaacaaatgatcggaaggtaattatttaatgacttcttatgtaacgaatttaaattaactaacgaattgaaatgctaatataatttttccaaacagggcattcatgtatataggggacgcacatcagtatcttggcccgtggcaaggaattgcacaagcaaactgtccaagacaacctaaaagccaagaatgcggtttttatgttttgaaatatatgactgacatcgtcgcacgtgccaaccccaaccgttacatagaagatcaaaaagctgtaagttttaattattgatcatagtatataaattttataataacaaatatataatatacatatacataaactaatataaatttttaatttttttaacagtttgggggtaagaagcaatacgatccaaaaacagaaattttaccactacagcgaaagtggatcgaacaattgatggcggtgattcacggtgacgattgaggttcaaaggtcgaagaatttttcttcattatgtaatttttatagattaacttgtaattagatttattaacttattaatatttttaactaattttacatgtttgtgtaatatttaattatttttatgaaatcaaattatgtttttacccaaatttaattactatttaatttaaaatgtaattaatatataattaaattaaataaatatgtaatttaaaatttaaataaatatgtaatttaaattaaataaatatgtatataaattaataaatataaaattaaaataatataattaaattaaaaaaaaatgaaaaaaactgaaatctgaggagttttggcgtcggttcctacgccacatatggcgtcggttatgggctaggaaccgacgccatatgtacccctatggcgtcggttcttagctaagaaccgacgccataggggtatatatggcgtcggttcaaataaaccctttagcgtcgccctgataggcgtcggtagcgaatttcgcgaaaaccgacgcctaaagggcttaaaaaccgcctctaaagggtgtttttgtagtagtgtgtgACTACTAGTTTCTGGTTTCTTTTTAATAAACTTTtacttatatataaaaaaaaaaatagttactaTCGTAAGGATAGATATGTTAGAGAATCTTATattattaatgtttttttttttttttgaggaaaatAAAAtagcatatatatttatataattcatGAACTATTTATTCTTGTtgccaattaattttgagataaaAACTCCATCTTATAAGTCTTTCTAACATATTATTTTCTGTGCTATTTGCAATTTGGATATATAATAATTTGCTTTGAAATCGAAAATTAAAGTgatcatattattttgttttctgtAGACTAGTCTACCTAAAACATGCAGTAGACTGTATATAATGGAGTTTGAATTAGTATTCTTCTTTTGAGAAAaacaattgtttttttttaatcaatggtCATATAGCACTATTCATTTCTCCTAATTTAAATATCATAATATATAGTAATGTTATGTAGCTACCAAAAATTCCTTATTTGGTCATACTTGTATACAGTTAACTTATTAAAGAAAAGGGCAATTTTGAAAACCGTATAATAttcctataaaaaaaaaatttaatttaattttgttgtaACAGTAGTGTCACTACTACTaaatatatcttttttagaACACTTTTTAAAGAACACTCATTTAAATGCATGTTCTTAAAATAGTTCTTGGAGTTTTAAAAACATAGTGATGGTCCTTAAAGGATATTCATTTAACAACAACCATACGCGTATCTTTATTAATTGAgttcttaaaatatttttttgtaaaactattttagtataaattaaaatttaatatagtattatataaaaatatgatatataattcattttaataataatataataaaatacgaCCTAATGCGACATTCCAAACAAATGATATATATACACCAAGTACTCCCCTaacttatattgaaaatatattgggttaatttcacaaatgcacaaaaacaacaaaaaaattacaaaaatatggttttacagaattttaaacattttaatgatttttttttattttatttacataaaatacggtctttttatgttgaaattttgttcagttgttgttaattttttgttatatgtatgttattttttgttgttattttgatgttacatttatgttattttttattaattttatgttatttttcgtgttattttttggaaaaccgtaaaaatataaaaaaacattctttaaacgtaaaaatgtaaatattttataaaaaatagtgccttatgtaattgTTCCAAATATATTTCCCTAATTAACTAGTATAGTAGATATTGGTATAGCGTGTTCAAAAGTTTGTACTATAGCTCTATAGCTagtttcaattatttaatttttctctaaACAGAACAAAATGCTTCGAATTCCAAGTTAATTGGATTGAAAAACTATTTCTAAAGATCGTTCTTCATTTTTATTTAGACTAGTCTAGCTAGATTGGTAAAATATAATAGACTGCGTACtatacacaactatatatgtaaaTGGTTTCTTGTGTTTGAAACAATctcattttgaaaataataataatagttttcTTTCAacaagatatgtatatatataaatatttagtaGTGTTATTGCAGCCTAAAATTCCTAATATAATAGTCATACTTGTCTACCCTATAATTTTctcagtaaaataaaataaaagagtactTGTCTTCTCACTTTAGTAAAGATTGGCCAACTTTGAAAACCTTACATTAATTTcaaatatgaaaattatatataatgtcaaccacaaaaataatgtgatcccacataaaaattcaatacataaaatttaatacaacataatttaagcatataatatatatagttgaaTATGTTCATATATAGTCATTTAATAAGGGATTTACAAAGAGAGAAggattgtaaaaatatttgtcGTTGAATTCAATTCATAAACAATTATAGTTACACATTTGTATAAAGTTTGAACTTTGGAGTCAttaatcatatattttttttgaacaattaattatatttattatttagataGCGTATATTATTTACTATATAGTATATGATTATCTTAGGTGTGTACAATttactttaaaaattaaaatcttcTCATTAATCGGTCTTACAAAAAGTATGGTACCAACCATTTGAACCAAACCAAAACTAACTgctgtatatatatacacacatacatatacatacatacgcGTGGAATATGACcaataaatttgattaatatttCTGCCAACTTTTTGCTGTACAAACAATAATACAAATACAAATTATGAAAGCAAAAAAAAGTactaaaagtaattaaaataaaaagataattgAAATTACAGAAATGTTAAAGGACACCAGTGGTGTCTAACATcttcctatgtgtcaatatcgttattagtccaactaagtatcgagtctcatataatttaatataataacttttagggagtatcgctactTAATCGCAACGCAACATGTCGAGAAAGTGTTAAGCACTACTGGTGTCTTATAGCAATGCTCTTGAAATTAAGTAACTACTCATAACAAGTGACAAGGTGTTACGCAAGTATTTCGTGTGTGGCAAGAAGCGGTGACATGAGAGAGAAATGGTTAGGTGAGTCGGCTAAGATGGTAACACGTATACCTAAGACTTTTGGTCTATTTTTTGGGTCATAAAAGGTAAAATTACACAGTTGGAAAGGCAAAAAAAAAGCCAACTAACAACAGCACATGTAACTGGGCTAGAACTATAACAAATGTGGATATGAAAAGACTTTAAAATCTATGCAAAAGGTAGGAACAAAAAAAGTGTTTGATTTGATTTACttataattttctattacaCTACACAAAAAAAACACCAAACTAATACTATATTAATTCATTGTCCGACATTTGACTTTTTCCAATCTCATATTAATTTCAAACTCcatctatatatttattcaaaGCGTATGAAAGCAAAATCACACACCATATACATAAAGTCAAATTAAGGATATCACCTATATATATTACACTGCCCCCCACAGCCCATAATATataaccatatatatatatatagctactgATTTTGAGAGAGATTTTATACAGAGCCATAAGCCAGATCATAATGAAGCTATACACTCAGAATTCTCTTATTAAGATCTTTAATGTTACATTCACcatcttatttttctttcttattttctctttgTCGATGCAAGTGGAGGGTTCTAGACTTTTGAAAGAGAATAGTACTAATAAGCAGTACTCCTTTTCAAGTGTTTCTTCTTTTAAGAATTTCATTGTGAGCCAAGCTTACTCTGGTCCAAGCCGTAGAGGACGTGGtcactagttactaattactaCCTTGTAATGTATATGGCTTAATTTATTGGCTCAAAGTAACTAATTCTCATAATTCGTAACAGTACTTAAGAGCCATTGTGGATCGACAACGTGTACATGTCAAGCTGCTCCATTCATCTCCATTATTATTTTCTTGGCCAACTAATCAATGATGATACCAGCTGCTACATCTGTAATTTCACTTTAAGTTGTTCTGTTTTGAGAAAATTTTCTTACTTTCTAGGAAAAGAAATATAgatttttctttagtttttttatttttgtttttttgtaacAAATAGATATACACATAGAGAAAGGATCCTACATACGTAGTTACGTACCGATTGTACTTCATACATAttgcaaatattttatttggatatacgtatatgtattattctaatccatatatatatataaatttaaaatacaatatGTTATAAGAATattgtgtatatgtatattaaactTTAGTATTTGCTAATTTGATGTTAGAATTATTAACAATCGGTCATACTATTAATATTATTGCTAATACAAAAACGGCCGGAATCACAAGATTTTCatgatatatataaacactaatTAACTagtcaatattttttatataacagcatatttgaattaattaaataggacacatatatataataagttttttttaatgaaaaattgaaCTTTATTAACCTTCGAACTCCGCTATATATATCAAACAAAAAACATGTAGCAAATCAGTTAAGACATATCTCAAACTAAAAATACAAGAGAAATttgataatttatatttaaaaattgtccATGGTCTTTTAGTATGCCACATTAAAATACATAGAAATTTAATActctaaaatttattaaatttcaaaatacccTCCTGATACCTTCCTTCTTTCTCTTGGCCCTCTCTCCATCTCTCTCTAACTCTCACCAAACCCAACCAATACCCACGACTACAAAACCATTTGGTGGTACATTATTTTTAGGaggaaaaaatattaaaagtatatatatactatttctaatttggtggtatattaaaataatatattttacatttaagCATACTAAATTAAATTTCCCAAATATAATCGGGATATAAAATTGATACTCTAACAAAGTTGGGAGCAACCACATTAGCTACCGCttaataaagaaaatagaaaCATTTTGCAAATCACGTAATAAAACTTTACAATTTTGGATAACCAGATCAAACTCAGAATACATTGTGGAACTTCATAAAGCTTGTATCACTACCAAACAATCAGATTCTAACACCACGTTTTTTCATGGTATGGTTTTGATCCAACTAAGTGCCTCTCGAACTCCCATGGCCTCAACTAATTCAAGCACAACAGTATCATTGAAGAGCCTTGTGCAACCTTCAATAAATAGGCCTCTATTGTCTCTAGCCACCAAATCCATACAGTAGCTATGGTCATCCATAAAAAGATCGAAGTATCCACATTAACCTTGATACTATTAGACTGAGGAACACACCAATGCTCAACTCCATCTTCAATCTAAAATAAAGATTGTGATGCTCTAAATTTGAGTTTTTAGCATTTTTTAATTGATCAAGGAAGCCTTTAGCGTTAGCTACAATACTTGCAGGACCAGTTACTTTTTCCTTCCAAACCATCTCATTTTTTGCCCCCCAAATCgcccaaaaaataaaacacaccaACAAATAAATGTGATAATTTCTTCTTGAGAATCAAATGTGACAATGAGGTAGGCACATAGGAAAAAATATGCAATCTCTTACTATCTTCTTTGGGATGAAAGAATGGATAAGTGTGGGTACTTGTTTGGTATAATTGTGCTTATAGTATAAtgtagcctaaatgacttctcatctACCCGTTTTACCTAAGCCATGCTATTATTACCGAAAAAGACCTTTTGATTTCGAGCAagaattgtcaacattagtggagaaaggtatgTCACTCAAGCTTATCGAACATGGGTTAGCGGAATGTCAGAGAGTGTAGAATGACTGTGATATGATTGTCAAAAGAGGTGTTTTGTGTCCATATGAATTACTTACTTCTGAATTGTGCATCCaagttagttcttagagttattgagttgaaattctggttattgatttgcttgaagttgtgcaggtggtagtGGTAGTTCAATCATTGGAAGGTTTAGTTATCTAttgcattgtttttttttctttagtttatAGTTGAGTTTTAgctttactcgggggcgagtaaagattcagtttgggggaatttgttaggttatttttagcctaagtttcgggtcacattttatagttgtttttcttctttattattatttttggaatagaattacgcttgttttctttgatttcaggtttctacacttgggatgtataaattggacaaatttcggaaaacagtgatctataaaatagagaaaattttgaaagagaataaagctgaaacttcaagcctaaattcaactatgttctgatcatattttggaaaaagtcaaaacataaaagttttagatctcttttttatctttccaacgcatcttgaatcagctcatttggagttcgaatgagaaagttatgctcattttactaaaacagatcgaagcagaaaattccatctcgccgcggcgagatttccatggtcccggctagaaagtctgggcagaaacgtggttttttgatgcacttttggccgcggcgagaccacttttggccgcggcgagcgtccgtacggtcaggggtatttttgtccgacgaaccctaaaaattagatataaatagaaaactgcgattggaagtcaggggaagcgatttggaaccctaaaacacagcagaaagaggcaggaagagcagagaaaatcaaagtgaagacccagaattcatccaccaacagtttctttctctattcctctttaatttatttatgttgaatattgtcataggaatggttatggatttatttctgaactaaatttcccatttaggga
This window harbors:
- the LOC133031914 gene encoding uncharacterized protein LOC133031914, with amino-acid sequence MNNNHQMFFIPWNIGMHWTLVVVAPNKIIHLNPLKGRPIPEEIEQMIGRAFMYIGDAHQYLGPWQGIAQANCPRQPKSQECGFYVLKYMTDIVARANPNRYIEDQKAFGGKKQYDPKTEILPLQRKWIEQLMAVIHGDD